From one Natrinema saccharevitans genomic stretch:
- a CDS encoding ABC transporter permease subunit, producing MLEITSFEAGRRLRGTLLLAGAMVALIALTVALFPSIRDSGADLDAYLESLPPEATRAFVGNVTTLTTIEGYLVSQLYQFGWVLLLAVYYAYAAASTVAGEVERGTVGLTLSVPVTRTRVVVGKFLSLVPGVVLVNATTFIAVVLGVEFVGESIDVGRLFAVHAYSIVYLLACAGVGLVASVAFDSVRRAQTVGAGSVFGLFLLDTFTFDTDYEWLGDVAFSRHFDPGAILVDGDLSWSDLSVLLVAVVVLVVVSGEYFERRDLTG from the coding sequence ATGCTCGAGATCACTTCGTTCGAAGCCGGTCGTCGACTTCGGGGCACCCTGTTGCTCGCCGGTGCGATGGTTGCGCTGATCGCCCTCACCGTCGCACTCTTTCCGTCGATTCGGGACAGCGGTGCCGATCTCGACGCGTATCTCGAGTCGCTGCCGCCCGAAGCGACGCGCGCGTTCGTCGGGAACGTGACGACGCTGACCACGATCGAAGGCTACCTCGTTTCCCAGCTCTACCAGTTCGGGTGGGTGTTGCTGCTCGCGGTCTACTACGCGTACGCCGCGGCCTCGACGGTCGCGGGGGAGGTCGAACGCGGAACGGTAGGACTGACGCTGTCGGTACCGGTGACGCGGACGCGGGTGGTAGTCGGCAAGTTCCTGTCGCTCGTCCCGGGCGTCGTCCTCGTGAACGCGACCACGTTCATCGCGGTCGTTCTCGGCGTCGAATTCGTCGGCGAATCGATCGACGTCGGCCGCCTGTTTGCCGTCCACGCGTATTCGATCGTCTATCTGCTCGCCTGCGCCGGCGTCGGGCTCGTAGCCTCCGTCGCGTTCGATTCCGTGCGACGCGCACAGACCGTCGGTGCCGGGTCGGTCTTCGGTCTGTTCTTGCTCGATACGTTCACGTTCGATACCGACTACGAGTGGCTGGGGGACGTCGCGTTCTCCAGGCACTTCGATCCCGGTGCGATTCTCGTCGACGGCGACCTCTCGTGGTCCGATCTCTCCGTCCTCCTGGTCGCCGTCGTCGTCCTCGTCGTCGTCAGCGGCGAGTACTTCGAACGGCGCGACCTCACCGGGTGA
- a CDS encoding helix-turn-helix domain-containing protein, producing MRYLTVLVKPKGEGAFHPLGEKLTDEPSIKRRAIHRVELLGDDTVLLFAEASGSQERYKQIMETSPAVLEYLTAGEDQWMAVSQFEPTEEVRRALELQRESLLVVDTPIRFTSEDYLKITYLGTDETFRKLSKYVEERESITFDILDMGDFETGESSFNRLITPRQEEVLEAAVELGYYSEPRQASLEDIGAVVGISPGTVGEHLRKVEARVFSEIVH from the coding sequence ATGCGATATCTCACGGTCCTAGTCAAACCAAAGGGAGAGGGCGCTTTCCATCCACTTGGGGAGAAACTGACAGATGAACCTTCCATCAAGCGAAGGGCCATTCATCGTGTCGAACTTCTTGGCGATGATACCGTGTTGCTATTTGCTGAAGCAAGCGGTAGCCAAGAACGGTACAAGCAAATTATGGAGACATCTCCTGCCGTTCTCGAATATCTTACCGCCGGAGAAGATCAATGGATGGCTGTCAGTCAGTTTGAACCGACAGAAGAGGTCCGCCGAGCACTAGAACTCCAGCGAGAATCACTCTTGGTAGTTGATACACCTATCCGTTTCACTTCCGAGGATTACCTGAAGATAACGTACCTAGGGACTGATGAGACATTCAGAAAACTGTCTAAATATGTTGAAGAGAGGGAATCGATAACGTTTGATATTCTCGACATGGGTGATTTTGAGACTGGCGAATCATCGTTTAACAGGCTGATCACCCCTCGGCAAGAAGAAGTGCTTGAAGCAGCAGTTGAGCTAGGATATTATAGTGAGCCTCGCCAAGCATCACTTGAGGACATTGGCGCAGTTGTCGGAATCTCTCCTGGAACGGTTGGTGAGCACCTTCGAAAAGTCGAAGCACGCGTGTTTAGCGAAATCGTTCACTGA
- a CDS encoding FAD-dependent monooxygenase produces MYEAASEYRPVGAGILLQTNALLVFERLGIADRILSVGVSLDDTRILSASGRTLKRFDLDDVERTHFDYGYVAIHRGDLQQILLDELDSPIKTGKVCAAVEDTKSPVAQFEDGTRIQPDILVGADGINSNVRDAITPDIELRSLNTTVFRAITTWNWRTRASRTSHVINYNIPM; encoded by the coding sequence GTGTACGAAGCAGCGTCCGAATACCGCCCAGTCGGTGCCGGTATTCTCCTCCAGACGAACGCGTTACTGGTGTTCGAACGCCTTGGTATCGCAGACCGAATTTTATCAGTTGGAGTCTCACTCGACGACACTCGGATCCTCTCGGCGAGTGGCCGCACTCTGAAGCGATTTGATCTCGACGATGTCGAACGAACGCACTTCGACTACGGCTACGTCGCCATCCACCGCGGTGATCTTCAACAAATACTTCTTGACGAACTTGACTCCCCAATCAAGACAGGCAAGGTCTGTGCAGCGGTTGAGGACACGAAGTCACCGGTCGCCCAATTCGAAGACGGGACACGGATCCAGCCTGATATTCTCGTCGGTGCGGATGGTATCAACTCGAATGTCCGCGACGCGATTACCCCTGACATCGAGTTACGGTCCCTCAACACCACCGTCTTTCGAGCTATCACAACCTGGAACTGGCGAACTCGAGCCTCGAGAACAAGTCACGTCATAAACTACAATATCCCAATGTGA
- a CDS encoding RNA-guided endonuclease InsQ/TnpB family protein — protein sequence MVTDKQDLNAATYDDVRENTGLHSDHVQSARSLAADPLSNCQNRLFDGGNASEPTFRGTVVVYGTRTITYNDDHCTIATVDGRIRAEYITPEDSEGTPFEEYWECNEWERKEATLHKRDGEYYLHIAVEKEPATDASTVENGAVLGVDLNVDGYLAVTSTGAFLGNADYLNHKRDEYERRRGRLQQTGTRSAHLTIQSLGDTFARWSEDYLHRVSKAIVRESRRHDCPATAFENLENIRKRISNALKFQQWAFRTILEYTEYKAEEDGILVDTVQPAYTSQRCSHGKCGFTHEDNRDGDEFECLKCGKQLHADYNAARNIGWRLVQYWLKSGAGRANCRVALKSGMLNANGEFTSATSRGQSGSPLTSQPL from the coding sequence ATCGTCACCGACAAGCAAGACCTCAACGCTGCCACCTACGACGACGTACGCGAAAACACCGGCCTCCACTCGGACCACGTCCAATCAGCTCGGAGTCTCGCTGCTGACCCGCTCTCAAACTGCCAGAACCGTCTCTTCGACGGCGGCAACGCAAGTGAACCCACGTTCCGTGGCACAGTCGTCGTGTACGGCACGCGTACCATCACGTACAACGACGACCACTGCACGATCGCCACTGTCGATGGCCGCATCCGAGCCGAATACATCACGCCAGAGGACAGCGAAGGAACACCGTTCGAGGAGTATTGGGAGTGTAACGAGTGGGAACGCAAAGAAGCCACACTTCACAAGCGTGACGGCGAGTACTACCTTCACATCGCCGTAGAGAAAGAGCCTGCGACGGATGCGTCAACAGTCGAGAACGGAGCGGTTCTCGGCGTTGACCTCAACGTAGACGGCTACCTCGCCGTCACCAGTACAGGTGCATTCCTCGGCAACGCCGACTACCTCAACCACAAACGCGACGAGTACGAACGGCGGAGGGGCCGCCTCCAACAAACAGGCACTCGCTCGGCACACCTCACCATCCAGAGTCTCGGGGACACGTTCGCCCGATGGAGCGAAGACTACCTGCACCGTGTCTCGAAAGCCATCGTGCGGGAATCTCGCCGCCACGACTGTCCTGCAACCGCGTTCGAGAACTTGGAGAACATCCGTAAGCGTATCTCGAACGCCTTGAAATTCCAGCAGTGGGCATTCCGCACGATACTGGAGTACACCGAGTACAAAGCCGAAGAAGACGGCATTCTAGTTGATACAGTACAACCAGCATACACGAGTCAGCGATGTAGTCACGGCAAATGTGGGTTCACCCATGAAGACAACCGTGATGGTGACGAGTTCGAGTGCCTGAAGTGCGGGAAGCAACTGCACGCGGATTACAACGCCGCTCGGAATATCGGGTGGCGTCTTGTCCAGTACTGGCTCAAGTCTGGTGCTGGACGGGCCAACTGTCGGGTGGCCCTGAAGTCAGGGATGTTGAACGCGAATGGCGAGTTTACGTCTGCCACGTCTCGTGGCCAGAGCGGGAGTCCACTGACAAGCCAACCCCTTTAG
- a CDS encoding NADH dehydrogenase subunit, with protein MLQPDRLSDWPSMRGDGVERIRNAGIAGAGGAGFPSYAKWEQVASTDYLLVNHQESEPNFFVDKWLGKSRATEFAALFDALLEDTFEAVVVSAKWTDRDEYMTELEAETNGTVVPPDDLPLDIESESGVVFAYTDAQYQYGMESVLLNVVADTVVGSDLPTDHGWLVQNTETMANIYRALTDGTPVTHTYVHVDGAVPKHRFLKVPIGTSASALLSAAGRPPDELPSDAVLVSGGPGWCFETETPPDEFVVDKSTNGLLVLDESTVADNTLGDGRIDVLESRDWTAGPMETEPTATIEPDIVRIPLLTNPDFEGTVSPGIPAVEPGDRVEAGTAVATSPSKGIGIPHHASVDGEVTAVAETRIEIAVEAASGAARLR; from the coding sequence GTGCTTCAGCCCGACCGGTTGTCTGACTGGCCGTCAATGCGAGGCGACGGTGTCGAACGCATTCGAAACGCCGGTATCGCGGGTGCGGGCGGCGCCGGGTTCCCGTCCTACGCGAAGTGGGAGCAGGTGGCTTCGACGGACTATTTGCTGGTGAATCACCAGGAAAGCGAACCGAACTTCTTCGTTGACAAGTGGCTCGGGAAGTCACGTGCGACTGAGTTCGCGGCGCTCTTCGACGCCTTACTCGAGGACACGTTCGAAGCCGTGGTGGTCAGCGCCAAGTGGACGGACCGGGACGAATACATGACCGAACTGGAAGCCGAGACCAACGGGACGGTGGTTCCGCCGGATGATCTGCCGCTTGACATCGAGAGCGAATCCGGTGTCGTGTTCGCATACACGGACGCTCAATACCAGTACGGGATGGAAAGCGTCCTTCTTAACGTCGTCGCCGACACCGTGGTTGGCAGCGACCTCCCGACCGATCACGGCTGGCTCGTCCAGAACACCGAAACGATGGCTAACATCTACCGGGCGTTGACTGACGGGACCCCGGTTACGCACACATACGTCCACGTTGACGGGGCTGTCCCGAAGCATCGATTCCTCAAGGTTCCGATCGGGACGTCTGCGAGTGCGCTCCTGTCGGCCGCAGGTCGCCCGCCGGACGAGCTTCCGTCGGACGCAGTACTCGTCTCGGGCGGCCCCGGCTGGTGCTTCGAGACTGAGACGCCGCCGGACGAGTTCGTGGTCGATAAGTCAACGAACGGGCTGTTGGTGCTGGACGAATCGACTGTCGCGGACAACACGCTCGGCGACGGCCGGATTGACGTTCTCGAATCGCGTGACTGGACGGCCGGACCGATGGAGACCGAACCGACGGCGACGATCGAACCGGACATTGTTCGCATCCCACTTCTCACGAATCCGGACTTCGAAGGGACAGTCAGTCCCGGGATACCCGCTGTCGAACCCGGTGATCGCGTTGAGGCCGGTACGGCCGTTGCGACGTCGCCGTCGAAGGGGATCGGCATTCCCCACCACGCTTCCGTCGACGGCGAAGTGACTGCCGTCGCCGAGACGCGCATCGAGATCGCTGTCGAAGCCGCTTCCGGAGCGGCCCGTCTCAGGTAG